Proteins encoded together in one Amblyomma americanum isolate KBUSLIRL-KWMA chromosome 1, ASM5285725v1, whole genome shotgun sequence window:
- the LOC144136613 gene encoding uncharacterized protein LOC144136613 — protein sequence MHRAARCGHTWICLFPLTRIPKMNALVLILAATVSQALAGGYAGGAVGGGGAAGSAVVAGGAGVVHGGGGGLGLGGGGAALVPAHVAAVPLGGHGPVGHVKVAPVKTVSYVKKPIVSVSYVTKPVVSYVKQPVTTVSHTVQPVVTLSHAVVGDLGGLGAGVGAGGGFLGAGFGGGLGSLGAVDGGVSVVSGYGLGNYGLGVYGAGTGGAYGGLGYGGGYGGGYGVGLKGTVVATDVGALGGYGGGLGYGGGVTYATGLGYGGGGYGGGYGGGYGGGYGGGYGGGYGTSLGVAGYGVKGDLGVGAVGVGLKGGYALGAGYGGGLAGVGVGTGYGGGYGW from the exons ATGCACCGCGCGGCGAGGTGTGGTCACACTTGGATTTGCCTCTTCCCACTGACCAGGATACCCAAGATGAACGCTCTT GTACTGATCCTCGCGGCCACGGTGTCTCAGGCGCTAGCGGGCGGCTATGCCGGCGGCGCAGTGGGAGGAGGTGGCGCTGCCGGCAGCGCCGTGGTCGCCGGGGGCGCGGGCGTCGTgcacggcggcggcggtggcttgggactcggcggcggcggcgctgccCTCGTGCCCGCCCATGTGGCCGCTGTGCCCCTAGGTGGCCACGGCCCCGTGGGCCACGTCAAAGTGGCTCCCGTCAAGACCGTCTCTTACGTCAAAAAGCCCATTGTGAGCGTCAGCTACGTGACCAAGCCCGTGGTGAGCTACGTGAAGCAGCCAGTGACCACCGTGTCGCATACAGTCCAGCCCGTGGTCACGCTTAGCCACGCCGTGGTGGGAGACCTGGGCGGCCTTGGAGCTGGAGTCGGAGCCGGAGGCGGCTTTCTTGGCGCAGGCTTTGGTGGCGGCCTAGGAAGTCTCGGAGCCGTCGACGGTGGTGTCAGCGTTGTTAGCGGCTACGGCCTGGGAAATTACGGTCTGGGAGTCTACGGCGCTGGCACTGGCGGCGCCTACGGAGGCCTCGGATACGGAGGAGGCTATGGCGGCGGATACGGAGTCGGTCTCAAGGGCACTGTGGTTGCCACTGACGTCGGTGCACTTGGAGGTTACGGCGGCGGGCTCGGCTACGGAGGAGGCGTCACCTACGCTACAGGATTAGGCTACGGTGGAGGTGGCTACGGCGGAGGCTACGGCGGAGGCTACGGTGGAGGCTACGGTGGAGGTTACGGCGGCGGCTATGGCACTAGCCTAGGGGTCGCTGGCTACGGCGTAAAGGGAGATCTCGGTGTAGGCGCTGTTGGTGTCGGACTTAAGGGCGGCTATGCACTCGGTGCGGGGTACGGAGGCGGACTTGCAGGTGTCGGGGTCGGAACAGGCTACGGAGGCGGCTACGGATGGTGA